In one window of Rhodanobacter sp. FDAARGOS 1247 DNA:
- a CDS encoding serine hydrolase, giving the protein MSLTRNLLLAALLLGATTPAPTPAAELKPAQIAAIDRYVTAEMARQHVPGAEVGVYRDGHALLVKGYGLANIEWQAPVTPTTLMQSGSVGKQFAATAVMMLVEQGKVSLDDSITRYFTGAPASWKPIRVKNLLSHTSGLAEYEDPSRTQPGGLFDPRKDFTEDELVKKIETLPIEFRPGERWDYRNTNYALLGVLIHKVTGQDYRDFMHQRIFAPLGMVSTRGISERDIIPGRAAGYQIVGGQLKNQTWVSPSLNSTADGTLYFNVVDLEKWDRALYGTRLLSKKSLDTMWTPFVLNDGQPNASHYGFGWASDSMNGHRVIQHSGAWQGFTCTINRYVDDKLTVVVLTNLDAAHASPVYMSHVIAGLVEPALMPKPNPAIKDDKPEIAAHARDVLQRLLAGENLASEFDPDAGYAFDPDDAIDMRSQLPAKWDAAPLRLIKRGEHDGAVRSVYRVGPDGDTRIVLVELDARGKLLNLAVKSDPDNR; this is encoded by the coding sequence ATGTCCCTGACACGCAACCTGCTGCTTGCCGCACTGCTCCTCGGCGCCACGACGCCGGCACCCACACCCGCGGCCGAGCTGAAGCCCGCACAGATCGCCGCCATCGATCGCTATGTCACCGCCGAGATGGCGCGCCAGCATGTTCCCGGTGCCGAAGTGGGCGTCTATCGCGATGGCCACGCGCTGCTGGTGAAAGGCTACGGCCTGGCCAACATCGAATGGCAGGCGCCGGTCACGCCGACCACGCTGATGCAGTCCGGCTCGGTCGGCAAGCAGTTCGCCGCCACCGCGGTGATGATGCTGGTGGAACAGGGCAAGGTGAGCCTGGACGACAGCATCACCCGATACTTCACCGGTGCGCCGGCGAGCTGGAAGCCGATCAGGGTGAAGAACCTGCTGTCGCACACCTCCGGCCTGGCCGAGTACGAAGATCCCTCGCGCACGCAGCCCGGAGGCCTGTTCGACCCGCGCAAGGACTTCACCGAAGACGAGCTGGTGAAGAAGATCGAAACCCTGCCGATCGAATTCAGGCCGGGCGAGCGCTGGGACTACCGCAACACCAACTACGCCCTGCTCGGCGTGCTGATCCACAAGGTCACCGGCCAGGACTACCGCGACTTCATGCATCAGCGGATCTTCGCGCCGCTGGGCATGGTCTCCACCCGCGGCATCTCCGAGCGCGACATCATCCCCGGCCGCGCAGCCGGTTACCAGATCGTCGGTGGCCAGCTGAAGAACCAGACCTGGGTGTCGCCCAGCCTCAATTCCACCGCGGACGGCACGCTCTACTTCAACGTGGTCGACCTGGAGAAATGGGATCGCGCGCTGTACGGCACGCGCCTGCTCAGCAAGAAATCGCTGGACACGATGTGGACGCCCTTCGTGCTCAACGACGGCCAGCCCAACGCCAGCCACTACGGCTTCGGCTGGGCCAGCGACAGCATGAACGGCCATCGGGTGATCCAGCACAGCGGTGCGTGGCAGGGCTTCACCTGCACCATCAACCGCTACGTCGACGACAAGCTGACCGTGGTGGTGCTGACCAACCTGGACGCCGCTCACGCCAGCCCCGTCTACATGTCCCACGTCATCGCCGGCCTGGTGGAACCGGCGCTGATGCCGAAGCCGAATCCCGCGATCAAGGACGACAAGCCCGAGATCGCCGCCCACGCCCGCGACGTGCTGCAACGCCTACTGGCCGGCGAGAACCTCGCCAGCGAGTTCGACCCCGACGCCGGTTACGCCTTCGATCCCGACGACGCGATCGACATGCGCAGCCAGTTGCCCGCGAAGTGGGACGCCGCACCGCTGCGGCTGATCAAGCGTGGCGAACACGACGGCGCCGTGCGCTCGGTGTATCGCGTGGGGCCTGACGGCGATACGCGCATCGTGCTGGTCGAACTGGACGCCAGGGGAAAACTGCTGAACCTGGCGGTGAAGTCCGATCCGGACAACCGCTAG
- a CDS encoding isochorismatase family protein — protein sequence MAITTLDPITALIVIDLQKGIVAYPTAHPTAEVVTRARALSEAFRRHQLPVILVNVSGGAPGRTERPRNLNDLPADWAELVPELDRQPQDHVVTKHTWGAFTGTGLDTYLKAQGVTQIVLAGIATSIGVESTARQAHELGYHVTIAVDAMTDMSAEAHANSIARIFPRLGETGSTGEIIGLLGTHG from the coding sequence ATGGCCATCACCACGCTCGACCCGATCACTGCCCTGATCGTCATCGACTTGCAGAAAGGCATCGTTGCCTATCCCACCGCTCATCCGACCGCCGAGGTGGTGACCCGTGCCCGCGCGCTGTCCGAGGCGTTTCGCCGCCACCAACTACCGGTCATCCTGGTCAACGTGAGCGGCGGCGCGCCGGGCCGGACCGAACGCCCGCGCAACCTGAATGATCTGCCTGCCGACTGGGCCGAGCTGGTGCCCGAACTGGATCGGCAGCCGCAGGATCACGTGGTGACCAAGCACACCTGGGGCGCATTCACCGGCACCGGCCTCGACACGTACCTGAAAGCGCAGGGCGTCACCCAGATCGTGCTCGCCGGCATCGCCACCAGCATCGGGGTCGAATCCACTGCACGCCAGGCGCACGAACTGGGTTACCACGTCACCATCGCCGTCGACGCGATGACCGACATGAGTGCCGAGGCCCACGCCAACAGCATCGCCCGCATCTTTCCGCGGTTGGGCGAAACCGGCAGCACCGGCGAAATCATCGGCCTGCTCGGCACGCACGGGTAA
- a CDS encoding MarR family winged helix-turn-helix transcriptional regulator gives MNKPSVNPAAADTMATAVELRVLVGKLRRRLREQINLGGLPWSQVSVIGHLERDGPATVTALAHAEGMRPQSMGANVAALLEAGLVRGTPDPADGRRTLLSLTPACRKLVKASRAAREDWLFHAIQTRLAPKEQAQLARAVDLLKRLVEP, from the coding sequence ATGAACAAGCCATCCGTCAATCCGGCGGCGGCCGATACCATGGCGACGGCCGTCGAGCTGCGCGTGCTGGTGGGCAAGCTGCGGCGGCGCCTGCGCGAACAGATCAACCTGGGCGGCCTGCCGTGGTCGCAGGTGTCGGTGATCGGTCACCTGGAGCGCGACGGGCCCGCCACCGTCACCGCGCTCGCCCACGCCGAAGGCATGCGCCCGCAATCCATGGGAGCCAACGTCGCGGCACTGCTGGAAGCCGGGCTGGTACGAGGCACGCCCGATCCCGCCGACGGGCGTCGAACCCTGCTGTCGCTGACCCCCGCCTGCCGCAAGCTGGTCAAGGCCAGCCGCGCGGCGCGGGAGGACTGGCTGTTCCACGCCATCCAGACCAGGCTGGCGCCGAAGGAGCAGGCCCAGCTCGCCCGCGCCGTCGACCTGCTCAAGCGTCTCGTCGAGCCGTGA
- a CDS encoding TonB-dependent receptor, whose amino-acid sequence MDFRYLQHARRGICVAIAVALWSPLGIAAQPSSPGGSDAGAPASGSTPPEDASGAGAGPQSSPASASSAPTDLGTVIVTANKRSERLQDVPMAVSALQGLQLERESAVNFADYATRVPGLNVISSGQGRTQLVLRGITSGSGQPNSTVGTYIDDVPFGSSTVYAAGSVLTPDIDPADLERVEVLRGPQGTLYGSNTLGGLVKFVTTPPDATRAYGRLRAGVSSVEDGGTGSDVHAMFNVPLAADKLALRINAYERHDPGYVDNVLTGKHDVNRAKVSGTRAQLLWTPSDTVSLRLSALAQNLGSDGAGLVDGGVDVDALTLQPIHGDLQQVRSPGTGQFRLKYRLYDASLNADFGGAKLFSSTSYGTLDMNSNADITAAYGPLLNPLFGLPNGGYSLVNPMTLDKFTQELRLQSPETQTVEWRAGVFYTREKTTAHQNILSFDASTGEPIALPTLADLSMGPAIFTEWAAYGDVTWHATSRFSVLVGARYSSDRTTYAQTGDGLILGPTQFTIRGSDNPTTYLLNPSFRFSDDLMVYGRIASGFRPGGPNVGVPPGLGAPLTFGPDKLVSYELGLKATTMQRRMTFDVSAFYIDWSQIQLTVVSGGIGFMGNGGKASSQGVEAAWQYAPVRGLLLSANASWTDAKLDADTPPGLFGYKGDRLPYVPKWNASVGVDYDFPLASGWSGFVGAGYRYVGERKTDFVAAPGPRRDVPDYDGIDLRAGVNFGNWTVKAYVKNLTNERGITSLGSETTDPHASPFAAVYVMPRTVGLSASVDF is encoded by the coding sequence ATGGATTTTCGCTATCTGCAGCATGCTCGTCGGGGAATCTGCGTTGCCATCGCGGTGGCCCTGTGGTCGCCGCTGGGCATCGCGGCGCAGCCATCGTCGCCGGGCGGTTCCGATGCCGGCGCGCCGGCGTCCGGCAGCACCCCGCCGGAGGATGCGTCGGGCGCCGGGGCGGGTCCGCAATCGTCACCGGCCTCCGCCAGCTCGGCACCCACCGACCTGGGCACGGTCATCGTGACCGCGAACAAGCGCAGCGAACGCTTGCAGGATGTGCCGATGGCGGTGTCGGCGCTGCAGGGCTTGCAGCTCGAACGCGAGAGCGCGGTCAACTTTGCCGACTACGCCACGCGGGTGCCCGGGCTCAACGTGATTTCCAGCGGGCAGGGCAGGACCCAACTGGTGCTGCGCGGCATCACTTCCGGTAGCGGCCAGCCGAACTCGACGGTGGGTACCTACATCGACGACGTGCCGTTCGGCTCCAGCACCGTGTATGCCGCCGGCAGCGTGCTGACGCCGGACATCGATCCGGCCGACCTGGAGCGCGTCGAGGTGTTGCGCGGGCCGCAGGGCACGCTGTATGGATCGAACACGCTGGGCGGGCTGGTCAAGTTCGTCACCACGCCGCCGGACGCCACCCGCGCCTACGGTCGCCTGCGTGCCGGCGTCAGCAGCGTCGAGGATGGCGGCACCGGTTCGGACGTGCATGCGATGTTCAACGTGCCGCTGGCTGCGGACAAACTGGCCTTGCGGATCAATGCGTATGAACGCCACGATCCCGGCTATGTCGACAACGTCCTCACCGGCAAGCACGACGTCAACCGCGCCAAGGTGAGCGGCACGCGCGCGCAGTTGCTGTGGACGCCGAGCGACACGGTTTCGCTGCGCCTGTCGGCGCTGGCGCAGAACCTGGGCAGCGACGGTGCCGGCCTGGTCGATGGCGGCGTCGACGTCGATGCGCTGACGCTGCAGCCGATCCACGGCGACCTGCAGCAGGTGCGCTCGCCGGGCACCGGCCAGTTCCGGCTGAAGTACCGGCTCTACGACGCGTCGCTCAATGCGGACTTCGGCGGGGCGAAACTGTTTTCGTCGACCAGCTACGGCACGCTGGACATGAACTCCAACGCCGACATCACGGCGGCTTACGGGCCATTGCTGAACCCGCTGTTCGGCCTGCCCAACGGTGGCTATTCGCTGGTCAACCCGATGACGCTGGACAAGTTCACCCAGGAATTGCGCCTGCAGTCGCCGGAGACGCAGACCGTGGAATGGCGCGCCGGCGTGTTCTACACGCGCGAAAAGACCACCGCCCACCAGAACATCCTGAGCTTCGATGCCAGCACTGGCGAACCGATCGCACTGCCGACGCTGGCCGACCTTTCGATGGGGCCGGCGATCTTCACCGAGTGGGCCGCCTATGGCGACGTGACCTGGCACGCCACCTCGCGTTTCAGCGTGCTGGTGGGCGCGCGCTACAGCAGCGACCGCACCACCTACGCGCAAACCGGTGACGGGCTGATCCTCGGGCCCACTCAATTCACCATCCGCGGATCGGACAACCCGACCACGTATCTGCTCAATCCCAGTTTCCGCTTCAGCGACGACCTGATGGTTTATGGACGCATCGCCTCCGGCTTCCGTCCGGGCGGCCCGAATGTCGGCGTGCCGCCGGGGCTGGGCGCGCCGCTGACGTTCGGGCCGGACAAGCTGGTGAGCTACGAGCTGGGCCTGAAGGCCACCACGATGCAGCGGCGCATGACCTTCGACGTGTCCGCCTTCTACATCGACTGGAGCCAGATCCAGCTCACCGTCGTCTCCGGCGGCATCGGCTTCATGGGCAATGGCGGCAAGGCCAGCAGCCAGGGCGTCGAGGCGGCCTGGCAGTACGCACCGGTGCGGGGCCTGCTGCTGTCGGCCAATGCCAGCTGGACCGACGCGAAGCTGGACGCGGACACGCCACCGGGCCTGTTCGGCTACAAGGGCGATCGGCTGCCCTACGTGCCGAAGTGGAACGCCAGCGTCGGCGTGGACTACGACTTTCCGCTGGCCAGCGGCTGGTCCGGCTTCGTCGGCGCGGGCTATCGCTACGTGGGCGAGCGCAAGACCGACTTCGTCGCCGCGCCGGGCCCGCGCCGCGACGTGCCCGACTACGACGGCATCGACCTGCGCGCCGGCGTCAACTTCGGCAACTGGACGGTCAAGGCCTACGTCAAGAACCTGACCAACGAACGCGGCATCACCTCGCTGGGGTCGGAAACCACCGATCCCCACGCCAGTCCTTTCGCCGCCGTCTACGTGATGCCGCGCACGGTGGGCCTGTCCGCCAGCGTCGATTTCTGA
- a CDS encoding serine hydrolase — MNRYAKFAAAFAITCAAGIAMAQVPSSPNPAPASSILPVPAVPVAATPAAAPAPPVGVAHALTADDLATFLDGMVPYMIQRGDVAGGVISVVKDGQLLFARGYGYADLARRTPVSPETTLFRPGSTSKLFTWTAVMQQVEQGKLDLDHDVNEYLDFTIPARDGKPVTLRQLMTHTAGFEDTARGLLPTKPEDVDLERYLKTHIPARIYPPGEIVAYSNYGCGLAGYIVQRVSGERFEDYIRQHILDPLDMHHSSFAMPLPPQLAPLMAKGYKSASDGKPQPFELVDPAPAGALSSSATDMANFMIAQLQGGRFGDTRILKQATAELMHSPQYTAAPGLNGFDLGFYQEDRNGQRIIGHGGDTIVFHSDLHLLLDANVGIFMSFNSAGDAGAAHVIRKAIFQAFLDRYFPREAPAPATVATAKADAARVTGWYQASRRNDSALRMLYLFGQVNVAAKPDGTLAVSMLTDYAGKPLQWHETGPLHYREVNGKSQLAFVADANGGIRYWATDAEVPVFLFQRVSAARSLGTVGPLLGASVAVLLATLLSWFVGGWVRRHYRRPLQLTALQLRTRLLSHLGVLALLVVVLGWLTFIAVTSADESKLLDGSGTGWLCLLYVLGVFGLLGALAVLVHAVRAWMVPRRGRWVLAGETLLALAAIYLAWFIVAFGLVSFNVRF, encoded by the coding sequence ATGAACCGCTATGCGAAATTCGCCGCGGCATTCGCGATCACCTGTGCCGCCGGCATCGCGATGGCGCAGGTGCCATCGTCGCCGAACCCCGCGCCCGCCAGCTCGATCCTGCCGGTGCCGGCCGTGCCCGTCGCCGCCACGCCAGCCGCGGCGCCGGCGCCGCCGGTCGGCGTCGCGCATGCATTGACCGCCGACGACCTGGCCACCTTCCTCGACGGCATGGTGCCGTACATGATCCAGCGCGGCGACGTCGCCGGCGGGGTGATCTCGGTGGTCAAGGACGGCCAGCTGCTGTTCGCCCGCGGCTACGGTTACGCCGACCTGGCCAGGCGCACGCCGGTGTCGCCCGAGACCACGTTGTTCCGTCCCGGCTCGACCTCCAAGCTGTTCACCTGGACGGCGGTGATGCAGCAGGTGGAGCAGGGCAAGCTGGACCTCGACCACGACGTCAACGAATACCTCGACTTCACCATCCCGGCGCGCGACGGCAAGCCGGTGACGCTGCGCCAGCTGATGACGCACACCGCCGGCTTCGAGGACACCGCCCGCGGACTGTTGCCGACGAAGCCCGAGGACGTCGATCTGGAGCGTTACCTGAAGACGCACATCCCCGCGCGGATCTATCCGCCGGGCGAGATCGTGGCGTACTCCAACTACGGTTGCGGACTGGCCGGCTACATCGTGCAGCGCGTCTCCGGCGAGCGCTTCGAGGATTACATCCGGCAGCACATCCTCGACCCGCTGGACATGCATCACTCGAGCTTCGCGATGCCGCTGCCGCCGCAGCTGGCACCGCTGATGGCCAAGGGCTACAAGAGCGCGTCCGACGGCAAGCCGCAGCCGTTCGAACTGGTCGATCCCGCGCCGGCCGGGGCGCTGAGCAGCAGCGCGACCGACATGGCGAACTTCATGATCGCCCAGCTGCAGGGCGGCCGCTTCGGCGACACCCGCATCCTCAAGCAGGCCACCGCCGAGCTGATGCACAGCCCGCAGTACACCGCGGCGCCGGGCCTGAACGGCTTCGACCTGGGCTTCTACCAGGAGGATCGCAACGGCCAGCGCATCATCGGCCACGGCGGCGACACGATCGTGTTCCACAGTGATCTGCACCTGCTGCTGGATGCGAACGTGGGCATCTTCATGTCGTTCAACAGCGCCGGCGACGCGGGTGCCGCGCACGTGATCCGCAAGGCGATCTTCCAGGCCTTCCTCGATCGCTATTTCCCCAGGGAAGCGCCGGCACCCGCAACGGTGGCCACGGCCAAGGCCGATGCCGCGCGCGTGACTGGCTGGTACCAGGCCAGCCGCCGCAACGACAGCGCGCTGCGCATGCTGTATCTGTTCGGCCAGGTCAACGTGGCGGCGAAACCCGACGGCACGCTGGCGGTGTCGATGCTCACCGACTACGCGGGCAAGCCGCTGCAGTGGCACGAGACCGGGCCGCTGCACTACCGCGAAGTGAACGGCAAGTCGCAGCTGGCCTTCGTCGCCGATGCGAACGGCGGCATCCGTTACTGGGCCACCGATGCCGAGGTGCCGGTGTTCCTGTTCCAGCGCGTGTCCGCGGCCCGCAGCCTGGGCACGGTCGGCCCGCTGCTGGGCGCGTCGGTGGCGGTCCTGCTGGCAACGCTGCTGAGCTGGTTCGTCGGCGGCTGGGTGCGCCGGCATTACCGGCGACCGCTGCAGCTGACGGCACTCCAGCTGCGCACGCGCCTGCTGTCGCATCTCGGCGTGCTGGCGTTGCTGGTGGTGGTGCTGGGCTGGCTGACCTTCATCGCGGTGACCTCGGCCGACGAGTCGAAGCTGCTGGACGGCTCGGGCACGGGCTGGCTGTGCCTGCTCTACGTGCTGGGCGTGTTCGGCCTGCTCGGTGCGCTGGCGGTGCTGGTGCATGCGGTGCGCGCATGGATGGTGCCGCGGCGCGGCCGCTGGGTGCTCGCCGGCGAAACGCTGCTGGCGCTGGCGGCGATTTACCTGGCCTGGTTCATCGTGGCGTTCGGGCTGGTCAGTTTCAACGTGAGGTTCTGA
- a CDS encoding DoxX family protein, whose amino-acid sequence MNNPLIARWAPLPLRLIVGYGFMEHGFAKIIHGPAGFAAILQALGVPAPHLMAWLTILVEVFGGLAILLGAFVALASLPMAVVLLVAIFTVHVPYGFSSIKLLAVTATGAHFGQPGYECDLLYLAGLAALVLGGSGPWSIDGFIRKRRQAALR is encoded by the coding sequence ATGAACAATCCGCTGATCGCCCGCTGGGCGCCCCTTCCGCTGCGCCTGATCGTCGGCTACGGATTCATGGAACACGGGTTCGCCAAGATCATCCACGGTCCGGCGGGATTCGCCGCCATCCTGCAGGCGCTGGGCGTGCCGGCACCGCACCTGATGGCATGGCTCACGATCCTGGTCGAAGTGTTCGGCGGCCTGGCGATCCTCCTTGGCGCCTTCGTGGCGCTGGCAAGCCTGCCGATGGCGGTGGTGCTGCTGGTGGCCATCTTTACCGTGCACGTGCCGTACGGCTTCAGCTCGATCAAGCTGCTGGCGGTCACCGCAACGGGCGCGCATTTCGGCCAACCGGGATACGAGTGCGACCTGTTGTACCTGGCCGGCCTGGCCGCGCTGGTACTGGGTGGTTCCGGCCCCTGGTCGATCGACGGGTTCATCCGGAAACGTCGACAGGCCGCACTTCGCTAG
- a CDS encoding isocitrate lyase/phosphoenolpyruvate mutase family protein yields the protein MSQHATTFRQMHGGPGLLRFPNAWDAGSARLFESLGARAIATTSAGVAWALGYPDGGKMPADVAIGAAVNMARLLRVPLSVDMENGYSDDAKTVGETVRRLIDAGIAGINIEDGRDAPAKLAAKIEAIRNAAANAGADIFINARTDVFLASLVDAPQRVGETLSRGATYRAAGADSLFVPGLRAAGEIAAVVEGAGLPVNVMAYPGLAPAAELERLGVRRLSAGSGIAQMLWGQAGKLAQDFLDSGRSESMAEGAMPYPQLQALFTGR from the coding sequence ATGTCACAGCACGCCACCACCTTCCGCCAGATGCATGGCGGCCCCGGACTCCTGCGCTTTCCCAATGCCTGGGATGCCGGCAGCGCCCGCCTGTTCGAGAGCCTAGGCGCACGGGCCATCGCCACCACCAGTGCGGGCGTGGCGTGGGCGCTGGGCTACCCCGACGGCGGAAAGATGCCGGCCGATGTGGCGATCGGCGCCGCCGTCAACATGGCGCGGTTGTTGCGCGTGCCGTTGTCGGTCGACATGGAAAACGGTTATTCGGACGACGCAAAGACGGTGGGTGAAACCGTCCGACGCCTGATCGACGCGGGCATTGCCGGCATCAACATCGAGGACGGTCGCGATGCGCCGGCCAAGCTTGCCGCGAAGATCGAAGCCATCCGGAACGCTGCCGCGAACGCCGGCGCGGACATCTTCATCAATGCCCGCACGGACGTCTTCCTGGCCAGCCTGGTCGACGCGCCGCAGCGGGTCGGGGAAACGCTGTCGCGTGGTGCGACCTATCGCGCGGCCGGCGCCGACAGCCTGTTCGTGCCGGGTCTTCGCGCTGCCGGCGAGATCGCCGCCGTGGTGGAAGGCGCCGGCTTGCCGGTCAACGTGATGGCGTACCCGGGGCTGGCGCCGGCGGCCGAGCTGGAGCGGTTGGGCGTGCGGCGATTGAGCGCGGGCTCGGGCATTGCGCAGATGCTGTGGGGGCAGGCGGGGAAGCTGGCGCAGGATTTCCTCGACAGCGGTCGCTCCGAATCGATGGCCGAAGGCGCGATGCCGTATCCGCAGCTGCAGGCCCTGTTCACCGGCCGGTGA
- a CDS encoding S9 family peptidase, which translates to MNSRSIRTLLAACLVAGVAWSPCHAQAAPKHADTPLESAAPANTRATMETMQIPSHGALMNALVYVAAGTGPHPAVILLHGFPGNERNLDLAQDMRRAGWDVLYFNYRGSWGTPGDFSFSQGIEDTAAALAYLRQPEVARKLRLDPARIVLIGHSMGGFMTVQAAAADPAIKAFATLSAADMAGHATRLVRKDGESAGLKAMASGLANEGMAPLSGCTPDGLARELVDHAAGWAFPAKVAALKDRTALIVTSDDGLAPENQAFAADLRKAGDSHVTTVHLSTDHAYSDRRIELSKAVLAWLASLPK; encoded by the coding sequence ATGAACAGCCGTTCGATCCGCACGCTGCTGGCCGCCTGCCTTGTCGCTGGCGTGGCATGGAGCCCGTGCCACGCACAGGCTGCCCCGAAGCACGCCGACACCCCGCTGGAATCCGCCGCGCCAGCCAACACGCGGGCGACGATGGAGACGATGCAGATCCCCAGCCACGGCGCCCTGATGAATGCGCTGGTCTACGTCGCCGCCGGTACCGGCCCGCATCCGGCGGTGATCCTGCTGCACGGCTTCCCCGGCAACGAACGCAACCTCGACCTGGCGCAGGACATGCGCCGCGCCGGCTGGGACGTTCTCTACTTCAACTACCGCGGCTCCTGGGGCACGCCGGGCGACTTCTCGTTTTCGCAGGGCATCGAGGACACCGCCGCGGCGCTGGCTTACCTGCGCCAGCCCGAGGTGGCCAGGAAGCTGCGGCTCGATCCCGCGCGCATCGTGCTGATCGGCCACAGCATGGGCGGCTTCATGACCGTGCAGGCCGCCGCGGCCGATCCCGCGATCAAGGCCTTCGCCACGCTTTCCGCAGCGGACATGGCGGGGCACGCCACCCGGCTCGTGCGCAAGGACGGCGAAAGCGCGGGCCTCAAGGCCATGGCCAGCGGCCTCGCCAACGAAGGCATGGCGCCGCTGAGCGGCTGCACCCCGGACGGCCTGGCGCGCGAACTGGTCGATCACGCAGCGGGCTGGGCTTTCCCCGCGAAGGTCGCCGCGCTGAAGGACCGTACCGCCCTCATCGTGACCTCCGACGACGGCCTCGCCCCGGAAAACCAGGCGTTCGCCGCCGATCTGCGCAAGGCCGGCGACAGCCACGTCACCACCGTGCACCTTTCCACCGACCACGCCTATTCCGACCGGCGCATCGAACTTTCGAAAGCCGTGCTCGCGTGGCTGGCGTCGCTGCCGAAGTAG
- a CDS encoding aldo/keto reductase family oxidoreductase: protein MSKLAQAGTFSLGDRTVNRMGYGAMQLAGKGVFGPPKDHAAALAVLRAAVEAGVNHIDTSDFYGPHVTNRIIREALHPYADELVIVTKVGALRGDDASWRPAQSPAELVRAVHDNLRNLGLDVLDAVNLRVMGDVHAPSEGSIEAQFSALAELRQQGLIRHLGLSNATASQVAEAQRIAPVVCVQNQYNLAHRDDDDFIDALARQGVAYVPFFPLGGFSPLQSRTLSEVAARLEATPMQVALAWLLARSPNVLLIPGTSSVVHLQENLAAAGLRLGDEVMAELDGIGRG from the coding sequence ATGAGCAAGCTCGCACAGGCAGGCACGTTTTCGCTCGGCGACCGCACGGTCAACCGCATGGGTTACGGCGCCATGCAGCTGGCAGGGAAGGGCGTGTTCGGCCCACCGAAGGATCACGCGGCGGCGCTGGCGGTGCTGCGCGCCGCGGTGGAGGCCGGCGTCAATCACATCGACACCAGCGACTTCTACGGACCGCACGTCACCAACCGGATCATCCGCGAGGCGCTGCACCCGTATGCCGACGAGCTGGTGATCGTGACCAAGGTCGGCGCGCTGCGCGGCGACGATGCGTCCTGGCGTCCGGCGCAGAGTCCAGCCGAACTGGTGCGGGCAGTGCACGACAACCTGCGCAACCTCGGCCTGGATGTGCTGGATGCGGTCAACCTGCGCGTGATGGGTGACGTGCACGCGCCCAGCGAAGGCAGCATCGAAGCGCAGTTCAGTGCGCTGGCGGAATTGCGCCAGCAGGGGCTGATCCGCCACCTCGGCCTCAGCAATGCCACCGCCAGCCAGGTCGCCGAAGCGCAGCGCATCGCGCCGGTGGTCTGCGTGCAGAACCAGTACAACCTGGCGCATCGCGACGACGACGACTTCATCGACGCGCTCGCCCGTCAGGGTGTGGCCTACGTGCCGTTCTTTCCGCTGGGCGGCTTCAGCCCGCTGCAGTCGCGGACGCTGTCCGAGGTGGCGGCACGGCTGGAGGCCACGCCGATGCAGGTGGCGCTGGCGTGGCTGCTGGCCCGGTCGCCCAACGTCCTGCTGATTCCCGGCACGTCGTCGGTCGTCCATCTGCAGGAGAACCTGGCGGCGGCCGGGCTGCGGCTGGGCGATGAGGTGATGGCCGAACTGGATGGCATCGGTCGGGGCTGA